In a genomic window of Gemmatimonadales bacterium:
- a CDS encoding PQQ-binding-like beta-propeller repeat protein — MILAAALVSVNACAPVNRLAPASQERRWTTYLGSERRANATADTLSADPAPAWRIDVGRGVVGAMALTEGLVLLSQVDRQLTVLDRRTGAIVWRRRFGANLGSGPLVDYDRVYLATETAAGQVLALDLASGNRVWARSLGDVAAPITIHDAQVYAGTTDGWLTALSASGGGLQWRVRLHGAVRAPPVAVGGGVIVATAADSLYLVDGATGAVRARRATSAAVLAAPAVADSVLLFGTTAGALEACDTATLATRWTLDVGSGVVGAVAVQRDTAVVLTHDGDLWWVPLDAPARATRVALGVVARAGPVPVAGGAIVAEVGGRISLVDRAGARRWTGTVHPPLVEPVVVDGRFFVAASERGEVVAFQ, encoded by the coding sequence GTGATTCTAGCCGCGGCGCTGGTGTCCGTCAACGCGTGCGCGCCCGTGAACCGCCTGGCTCCGGCGTCGCAGGAGCGCCGCTGGACGACGTACCTCGGCTCCGAGCGGCGCGCGAACGCGACCGCCGACACACTGTCCGCCGACCCGGCGCCGGCCTGGCGCATCGACGTCGGCCGCGGCGTCGTGGGCGCGATGGCGCTGACGGAGGGCCTGGTGCTGCTCTCGCAGGTGGACCGGCAGCTCACGGTCCTGGACCGGCGCACGGGCGCGATCGTGTGGCGGCGCCGCTTCGGCGCGAACCTCGGCAGTGGCCCGCTGGTAGACTACGACCGCGTGTACCTGGCGACCGAGACGGCCGCCGGCCAGGTGCTGGCGCTGGATCTCGCGAGCGGGAACCGGGTGTGGGCGCGGTCGCTCGGCGACGTCGCGGCGCCCATCACCATCCACGACGCGCAGGTCTACGCCGGCACGACCGACGGCTGGCTCACCGCGCTCTCGGCGAGCGGCGGCGGGCTGCAGTGGCGCGTGCGCCTCCACGGCGCCGTGCGCGCCCCCCCGGTGGCCGTCGGGGGCGGCGTGATCGTCGCCACGGCCGCCGACTCGCTCTACCTGGTGGACGGCGCGACCGGGGCCGTGCGCGCGCGCCGCGCGACGTCCGCGGCGGTGCTGGCGGCGCCGGCCGTGGCGGACAGCGTGCTCCTGTTCGGCACGACGGCGGGCGCGCTCGAGGCCTGCGACACCGCCACCCTCGCCACCCGCTGGACGCTCGACGTCGGGAGCGGGGTGGTGGGCGCCGTGGCCGTGCAGCGGGACACCGCCGTCGTCCTCACGCACGACGGCGACCTGTGGTGGGTCCCGCTCGACGCGCCGGCGCGCGCCACCCGGGTGGCGCTCGGCGTGGTGGCGCGCGCGGGACCGGTGCCGGTGGCCGGCGGCGCGATCGTGGCCGAGGTCGGCGGGCGGATCAGCCTGGTGGACCGGGCCGGGGCGCGGCGCTGGACGGGGACGGTGCACCCGCCGCTCGTCGAGCCGGTGGTCGTGGACGGGCGGTTCTTCGTCGCCGCGTCGGAGCGGGGAGAGGTGGTGGCGTTCCAGTGA
- the asnS gene encoding asparagine--tRNA ligase: MPTRQEISALPASIGSTVAVQGWVLTTRSSGKIAFVVIRDGTGYLQGVLAKADVPEEAWQRFQSLTQETCVRLVGEVRADQRSPGGVELAVRDLAILGPSVDFPITPKEHGTPFLLDHRHLWLRSRRQAAVMRIRHETIQAIRDFFHARGFFLVDTPILTGSIGESGGTLFSTEYFDLGKAYLAQTGQLYVEAACAALGKVYCFGPTFRAEKSKTRRHLTEFWMVEPEVAFATSDDNIRLQEEFLAAVVARVLDRRAEDLKELERDTSRLAGIVAPFPRLSYTEAVELLQAKGSSITWGADLGAEDETLLVADRERPLFVYNYPRAAKAFYMKENPDDPRTVLCDDCLAPEGYGEIIGGSQREDDYDRLLARIREQGLPEDAYGWYLDLRKYGTFVHSGFGLGVERTVAWICGLEHIREAIAFPRTIYRITP, from the coding sequence ATGCCGACCCGCCAGGAAATCTCCGCGCTCCCCGCTTCCATCGGTTCGACGGTCGCCGTTCAGGGATGGGTCCTCACGACGCGCTCGTCCGGCAAGATCGCCTTCGTCGTGATCCGCGACGGCACCGGCTACCTCCAGGGCGTGCTCGCGAAGGCGGACGTGCCCGAGGAAGCCTGGCAGCGCTTCCAGTCCCTGACCCAGGAGACCTGCGTCCGCCTGGTGGGCGAGGTGCGCGCCGACCAGCGCTCGCCGGGCGGGGTCGAGCTGGCCGTCCGCGACCTCGCGATCCTCGGCCCGAGCGTGGACTTCCCGATCACGCCCAAGGAGCACGGGACGCCGTTCCTCCTGGATCACCGGCACCTGTGGCTGCGCAGCCGGCGCCAGGCGGCCGTCATGCGGATCCGTCACGAGACCATCCAGGCGATCCGGGACTTCTTCCACGCGCGCGGCTTCTTCCTGGTCGACACGCCGATCCTGACCGGCAGCATCGGGGAGTCCGGCGGCACGCTCTTCAGTACCGAGTACTTCGACCTCGGCAAAGCGTACCTCGCGCAGACCGGCCAGCTGTACGTCGAGGCCGCCTGCGCAGCCCTCGGCAAGGTGTACTGCTTCGGCCCCACGTTCCGGGCCGAGAAGTCCAAGACGCGCCGCCACCTCACCGAGTTCTGGATGGTCGAGCCCGAGGTCGCGTTCGCGACCTCGGACGACAACATCCGGCTCCAGGAGGAGTTCCTCGCCGCGGTGGTCGCCCGCGTGCTCGACCGCCGCGCCGAGGACCTGAAGGAGCTCGAGCGCGACACGTCCCGGCTCGCCGGCATCGTCGCGCCGTTCCCGCGCCTGTCGTACACCGAGGCCGTGGAGCTGCTCCAAGCGAAGGGCTCCTCCATCACGTGGGGCGCGGACCTGGGGGCCGAGGACGAGACCCTGCTCGTCGCGGACCGGGAACGGCCGTTGTTCGTCTACAACTACCCGCGGGCGGCCAAGGCGTTCTACATGAAGGAGAACCCGGACGACCCGCGCACCGTGCTGTGCGACGACTGCCTCGCGCCCGAAGGCTACGGCGAGATCATCGGCGGCAGCCAGCGCGAGGACGACTACGACCGCCTGCTCGCCCGCATCCGGGAGCAGGGCCTGCCGGAGGACGCGTACGGCTGGTACCTCGACCTCCGCAAGTACGGCACCTTCGTGCACTCCGGCTTCGGCCTCGGCGTCGAGCGCACGGTGGCCTGGATCTGCGGGCTCGAGCACATCCGCGAGGCGATCGCCTTCCCGCGCACGATCTACCGCATCACGCCCTAG